The nucleotide sequence ACCCgtctccatcaacctctgCCTGATTGCATCCAGCGTAGATTCATCCGGCTTCTCCGTCGTTGATACCATGATCCTATGACTACAGTTTACAGCTGGGGAAGAACCGACCAATTGACCAGTTGACGTGAGACAGATGAGAGAGGTCGAACacagaaagaagatcaacgaCGAGAACGAGGATGTTGTTGAAATGgtgaaagtggaggttgttCCACTCGAACACTCAGTCATAGAGTCTCTCTAtttctctcctccctctttcttcttcctcacaaCTTCTACTGCCCTATTCCATGAAGACCAGGAACGACAGAGCAGTAGGCAATAGCTCGTGAGGTATCGACCATGTCCATCTTGTCGACCCTTGGGTCGTTCCAAGCTCCCCTGACCCTTCTCCTGATAATCTTCGGCCCCTCACTCCTACCCCGActgatcaacctcttccgccccaaaccaccttcttcaacacctaAACCACTCCGTCCACCTAGAACTTTGACGCTCAAGTTGATTCTTGGTATACATACATTATGGATCCTCAAACACCTCGTCCTACCTCCATACGATCTGTTCGTAAATAACAATCTCCCTATATCAATATCAAATTCACAAATACGATATGCCCTCCTTGGTCCCGAATACGATCCGCTTACGCGGCAAGTACATCCACTGCTGGAGCTGTTGATGACCAGATTGAAAATCGTGGATAACAGGATATTGTATTTCAAATTTGGACATGAACCGATGATGGAATGTGTATGGTGTCAGACGCCTACCGATTACTTGATATATTCCCTTCCCAATATATTGAGCTGGTACCTTCTTGAAGCGACATTTTTAGGTGGAATGGCTTGGAAGTGGATAGCTGGACCTGAAGCTCCTCATAGAACGGAGACATGGAGAACTACGTTTGGATGGATATTGGTGGTTGCAGCTACGGCGGAAGGAGGGATAAAGTGGGGCTGGGATTTGAGGGTGGTAGAAGGTGATGCCCCACATGTGAGTAATATGATCCCTCCATACCAGAAAACTTGCATGACTGTCATTCATAATGCAATGACTATTATAACTGGCTGTGTTGGCTTGTATGGAGGACGTACAATAGAGCAGTAAAGCTAATACACGATTACAGCTCGCTTCTATAATACATACTCTCcgatcaatcttcctcctcctcttccctctaGTATACACCTTCCTCCCTCTACCTGCCACCCCAGTATCCTCAAGTATATTAGCATCGATCGTATCAAACACCACATCCACCTTACGACTGACCTCTCTCGCACGAGCATCGATCCAGCGGTCTCCGATATTGAGGGAGACTTGGAGTCTGCTGGGTAAACGAGATGCGGAACGCAAAGAGATAGCaaggagggatgaagatgtaagAAGGATCGTGAGAGAACTGAAGCTCGATGAGGGAACCATGAGAGTAGGCGCAGGAGATTGGATAAGAgagggatggaatgggatggttAGGGTTGACCCGAATCCTGCTGCTCACGCGGGAACGTGATTGACATCAAGTATTTGTGCATGCATTGGATTATACGATCCTGTTACCACTTCTACTGGACGTATGATGTCTGCAGAAGGAACGGACATCCTCCGAGAGACGGCCATTTCAGAGCCAAGCCATCGTAATCGAGTAAGATACGTTAATTGAGACTTTCAATTATGATTACCAGGGTTCAACATCATGAAAATAGAGCTGATTTTGAGATAGATGAGTAGATAAAGTAGCTGAAGTAATTAGTGGCATATTTATGGCTCTCTATAGCGGACTGAAGAAGTTCGACCGAGGTTATACGTGCCAGCGTGATTCTGAAAACAAATGTTAGCGATAAGGTATCTGATACTTTTTCTCCACAATCATATACTTCGATATCAGCTGCTCTGAGCCGGAGTGATGATAATGGACCGCAGTGATGCCCTGTATGCTCATCTTGTGTTTGATTCGTGCCCAGTGAATTATGCGATACATCTCCCACCGAACCAACTATATCAACTAATCTATGGATCTTCATACCCGCTGACTGCGCGACGAGGTCGATTTGGGACTACATGAGTAttgacatatcagcttcttgtGTTCGAGTTGCAGACTCCGTGCACTCCACGGCTGAAAGGATATGGAGcctatcactcacctgggAAGGTAGTAGGGATTCGTTCAGCTTGTTTGTAACCGAATGATTTTCTGATTGGAGGTACTGTCAGCACCATGATTGGGCCTGTAGAAAGAAAAGATAGGGTGAATAAGTCAGCTCGATCCAGCAGTAGAGCTATAGGGTCGGTATTGTAGATGGATAGTAAGACATACCAGCAAATCCAATAGCGAGTGACCAGAAGATGACTGGTGATTCGTGAGCCATACGTTGCTACAGTGTTTTATTCATCTGTAAGCTTCTGTCGCTGTGCCTCACAAGATAGACTACTAGCTCACCGCTGTCCTGTAGATTGTAGCCATCTTGTCTAGCACCTGTCTTGACCTTCTTGCTTGAATATGATTATGTATGTGTTGACGGTAGCTGAGGATGAGTCTTTTGACATTGGAACCAGCGAAACAGAATCAAGCTAAATCCACCAACGGAATCAAAATGTCAAGGCTCAATTAGCTTACGTAAAGAGTCACCCAAGCAGaaattttgattttttgGTCGGCTTTGGTCTCTTCGTTCAACCTCTCTATCTCTGATCTgtctctctttcaccttaTTTCCTTCATACTTCTACTCAAATTCCTATCTTCATTCCTATACCCTTTCATACTGCCTGAGATACATACTCGATCAACATGGCAAAGGGTAAGAACCACGATCGTAAAGCCAATCCAGGCTTCGGCAAACAGAAGCTCAAGTCTGGATCGGCTAGTGGGGAATTCACcatcaagaaggtgaaaggtgcgttcatctttcttcacatATCATGTGTACCTTCATTGTTGTATTACGATCCTACACCCTACACAGGCTCTCACGATGTACTGTACTAAGCTGATCTCGCCGTTCAACACCTACAGGAGAAAACTTCTACCGAGATGCCAAAGCCGCCTCCCGAGTGAAGATGTTAAACGGTGGTAAAGCCGTCCGGGACAAAGATGGAAATATCGTCCAGGCTGCCGCTTTCCAGAAGggggagaaggaagctgaacCCGGTAGAGTTCGACCCGAtagaagatggtttggaaaTACCAGAGTCATCTCTCAGACAGCTTTAGACCATTTCAGAACAGCTTTGAAGGAACAGAAATCTGATCCATACTCTGTCTTATTGAGGAGGAACAAGTTACCTATGGGATTGTTGGAGGATGAATCGAAGATGGGTGGTAAAGTGAGTAAACCAGATTCACCAAATATACATGTTATGATCTAAGCTAATTCCCTGTGGTACTGTCCCTTAGCGCCCTCACATTGTCGAGACtgaacctttctccaataCATTTGGACCCAAAGCCCAACGTAAACGACCTAGGTTGGATATCGGAAGTTTagaagaattgggtgaaTCTTCAACTGCTGCTGATCTAGCTGCGCAAGGCGAAGCATCCCGTATGTACACTCTTAGATCTCTCGTGCTTATTCCCCCTACCTCATTACTGATGCCAATGCTTGTTGTAGAACTCGACTCAGCCGATTTAGGAGATGTATACCaccccaccacctcaacagcaaGAGAACCAATCTACCAGAAAGGTACTTCCCGACGTATCTGGGGTGAATTATACAAAGTGCTCGATTCTTCAGATGTGGTTATTCACGTCCTCGATGCTAGGGATCCTCTCGGAACGAGATGTAAACCCGTAGTGGAGTACTTGCGTAAAGAGAAAGCTCACAAGCATCTGGTATATGTGCTTAACAAGGTCGATCTGGTCCCCACCTGGgttactgtgagtgatttcaCTACTAATGCTACCTGTGCTTTCACCTGTTTTTATACTTTCCCTTGATCTTATTGTCTCTGTTTCTGCTCTTCGCATTCACATCATATCCttttccttccatcccacACTCCAGTCAGGGCCATTCGCACCGTCTTCTCAGACACATATACGCGATTGGACCGTTACGAGAGTGGGAGAACGAGCGTCATGCCCCGACTTATACCCCACCTCCGGCTCCCGTTCTGGGATGCTTTCTGCGAGGCCAAAAAGTCGGTCTGTTCGTTCTGAACGCCGATGAGGGGTCAGGGGAAGACGATGGTTGACACGATTGAGTTGGGTTTTGGATGTGTCTCTTTTGGACTGCTTTCAATTCGGATCCCTTGGTTGGTTGTCAGACATTCAAGTGAAATTGTCTTTTGTTGGTTATAACTTCGAGTAGAAGAGCTGTTTGTCGTTGCATAGTGCGCAGAAGTATGCTGACGCAACGGATTCTCTCTTAGGCTCGATGGGTCAAGCACCTCTCCTTATCGGCTCCTACTATCGCCTTCCACGCCTCTATCAACAACTCATTCGGTAAAGGTTCACTCATTCAACTTCTACGTCAATTCTCTGTTCTCCACTCCGACAAGAAGCAGATCTCTATCGGATTCATCGGATACCCCAACGTCGGTAAATCCAGTATCATCAACACCCtcaaaaagaagaaggtctgTACTGTTGCCCCTATCCCAGGTGAAACTAAGGTCTGGCAATACATCACTCTGATGAAACGAATCTACCTCATCGATTGTCCAGGTATCGTACCTGTTTCAGCCAAAGATTCAGATACCGATACTGTTCTCAAGGGAGTTGTGAGAGTCGAAAACCTTGCCACGCCCGCTGAACATATACCGCCTCTTCTCGAAAGGGTACGACCGGAATATATAGAGAGGACATATGGATTAGAACATAGGGAAGG is from Kwoniella botswanensis chromosome 2, complete sequence and encodes:
- a CDS encoding nucleolar GTP-binding protein 2, which produces MAKGKNHDRKANPGFGKQKLKSGSASGEFTIKKVKGENFYRDAKAASRVKMLNGGKAVRDKDGNIVQAAAFQKGEKEAEPGRVRPDRRWFGNTRVISQTALDHFRTALKEQKSDPYSVLLRRNKLPMGLLEDESKMGGKRPHIVETEPFSNTFGPKAQRKRPRLDIGSLEELGESSTAADLAAQGEASQLDSADLGDVYHPTTSTAREPIYQKGTSRRIWGELYKVLDSSDVVIHVLDARDPLGTRCKPVVEYLRKEKAHKHLVYVLNKVDLVPTWVTARWVKHLSLSAPTIAFHASINNSFGKGSLIQLLRQFSVLHSDKKQISIGFIGYPNVGKSSIINTLKKKKVCTVAPIPGETKVWQYITLMKRIYLIDCPGIVPVSAKDSDTDTVLKGVVRVENLATPAEHIPPLLERVRPEYIERTYGLEHREGGWHGESGAAILLSAIAKRSGKLLKGGEPDQESAAKMILNDWIRGKIPFFVPPPAKEQQQTTQGQETTLDAAQAQEDKETTEMLEEQERSLGKILGEKRVKGVEQPISKIPIMTKFLGDDNRRYRDDEDETKKDVNMGENAEEDDDEDEEDEDEDEEEDGELAWDDIFPGNAESSKFAGLSEEADEAEEDEDDEDDEEDEDDEDDEGEDGEDDEDEEVAISFSAPSSKKAGKRKAVEVEDEDTPSAKKEKRMTTNKKKSENFYTHANVKNRNRERKVPKNPHKRHREGDEEPTGKKRPKSKKY